The following coding sequences are from one Paenibacillus sp. FSL R5-0912 window:
- a CDS encoding Gfo/Idh/MocA family protein, translating into MTAEYRVVVAGCGAMANEWISYAVKHTEIEIVGLVDIRVESAQTMGEKHGLTCPVFTDISQAIEATAANLVFDITVPSSHFSIASKALEAGCHVFTEKPLAETMEQCNEIVNMAGRTGLSHAVMQNRRYDPHIRSLRGLITSGAIGRTGSISASFFLAPHFGGFREAMDSPLLLDMAIHTFDQARFISGADPVSVYCQEFNPPGSWYEGNAAAICIFEMSDGSVFCYQGSWCAEGAPTSWEASWRVQGERGAAIWDGRDMPYAEIIGGGEASGQFLNEYERVEGPAVQMKETFHQGCLEEMFRSLAEQRPAETDCRDNRYSMAMVLGALESTRTGSKLNIAEFIRNAERNVPDK; encoded by the coding sequence ATGACAGCAGAGTATCGTGTAGTTGTAGCGGGCTGTGGAGCCATGGCTAATGAATGGATCAGTTATGCGGTGAAGCATACTGAAATTGAAATCGTCGGACTCGTAGACATCCGGGTGGAATCCGCGCAGACCATGGGTGAGAAGCATGGACTGACCTGCCCGGTATTTACAGATATATCACAGGCAATTGAAGCTACAGCGGCTAATCTGGTGTTCGATATCACCGTGCCTTCGAGCCATTTCAGTATTGCCAGTAAGGCACTGGAAGCCGGATGTCATGTCTTCACCGAGAAGCCGCTGGCAGAAACGATGGAGCAATGTAATGAAATCGTTAACATGGCCGGACGTACCGGGCTGAGCCATGCCGTAATGCAGAACCGCAGGTATGATCCGCATATCCGCTCTTTGCGCGGGTTAATCACCTCGGGAGCAATAGGGAGAACGGGTTCCATAAGCGCAAGCTTCTTTCTGGCCCCGCATTTCGGCGGATTCCGGGAAGCGATGGACAGCCCGCTGCTCCTGGACATGGCCATCCATACCTTCGATCAGGCCCGCTTTATCAGCGGCGCCGATCCTGTAAGTGTGTACTGCCAGGAATTTAACCCTCCCGGATCATGGTATGAAGGGAATGCGGCAGCCATCTGTATCTTCGAAATGTCAGACGGCTCCGTATTCTGTTATCAGGGCTCGTGGTGTGCGGAAGGCGCGCCTACGTCCTGGGAAGCGTCATGGCGGGTCCAGGGGGAACGGGGGGCAGCGATCTGGGATGGCCGGGATATGCCGTATGCCGAGATTATCGGTGGCGGTGAAGCTTCCGGACAGTTCCTCAATGAATATGAGCGGGTAGAAGGGCCGGCTGTGCAGATGAAGGAGACCTTCCATCAGGGCTGTCTTGAAGAGATGTTCCGCTCACTAGCGGAGCAGCGTCCCGCCGAGACTGACTGTCGCGACAACCGCTACAGTATGGCGATGGTGCTTGGCGCTTTGGAGAGTACGCGGACAGGCAGCAAGCTGAACATTGCGGAATTTATCCGGAATGCCGAGCGGAATGTGCCTGATAAATAA
- a CDS encoding DUF1657 domain-containing protein, producing the protein MTVASQVKTCVASLKSAQASLEQFAMETQNEEAKTLFTSAAEQTLQIVQQVEGRVTEIEKEEPQYKGF; encoded by the coding sequence ATGACTGTTGCATCACAGGTCAAAACCTGCGTAGCTTCGCTGAAGAGCGCCCAAGCCAGTCTTGAGCAGTTTGCCATGGAAACCCAGAACGAGGAAGCCAAGACCCTGTTCACCAGTGCTGCAGAGCAGACGCTGCAAATTGTCCAGCAAGTGGAAGGCCGCGTAACCGAAATCGAGAAAGAAGAGCCGCAGTATAAAGGGTTCTAA
- a CDS encoding DUF421 domain-containing protein: MPEALEVILRTIFAVVVLFFLTKMLGKRQVSQLSFFEYITGITIGSIAAYISLDTDKTWHLGMIALLVWVAFSFGIEFLQIKSKKARDFIDFKSTVLIKDGKILEDNMKKERLSTDELLEELRKKDVFKVADVEFAIMESDGAINVLLTRENQPLTPKHLGIKVAPERETQAVIMDGEIMDEPLDALNLSRGWLQGELEKLNLSAENVFLGQVDSYGELTVDLYTDSVEVQQPQDKPQLYALLKKCEADLELFSLSTKHKEAKQMYENCSEQLQTLLKRLKPFIQN, from the coding sequence ATGCCGGAAGCACTGGAGGTCATTCTTCGGACAATTTTTGCTGTAGTAGTGCTTTTCTTCCTTACCAAAATGCTGGGGAAGCGACAGGTATCACAGCTGTCTTTTTTCGAATACATTACGGGAATTACTATAGGCAGTATTGCAGCATATATCTCGCTGGATACAGACAAAACCTGGCATCTAGGCATGATCGCCCTACTTGTCTGGGTTGCTTTCTCATTCGGGATTGAGTTCCTGCAGATCAAGAGCAAGAAAGCACGGGATTTCATTGATTTCAAATCGACCGTACTGATCAAAGACGGTAAGATCCTGGAAGACAATATGAAGAAGGAGCGTCTGTCGACGGACGAGCTGCTGGAGGAGCTGCGCAAGAAGGATGTCTTCAAAGTGGCCGATGTTGAATTTGCCATTATGGAGTCGGACGGTGCAATCAATGTGCTGCTCACCCGTGAGAATCAGCCGCTTACACCTAAGCATCTTGGAATTAAGGTTGCTCCAGAGAGAGAGACTCAGGCGGTGATAATGGACGGCGAAATTATGGATGAACCACTCGATGCCCTGAATCTGTCGCGCGGCTGGCTGCAGGGAGAACTGGAGAAGCTGAATCTGAGCGCGGAAAATGTATTCCTGGGCCAGGTAGACTCTTACGGTGAGCTTACCGTAGATTTGTACACGGATAGTGTGGAGGTTCAGCAGCCGCAGGACAAGCCCCAGCTGTATGCGCTGCTGAAGAAATGCGAAGCCGATCTGGAGCTGTTCAGCTTGTCTACGAAGCATAAAGAAGCCAAGCAGATGTACGAAAATTGCTCAGAACAGCTGCAGACCTTGCTGAAGAGACTGAAGCCTTTTATCCAAAATTGA
- a CDS encoding aldo/keto reductase, producing the protein MEYVKLGTTGLDVSRICLGCMSYGVPERGTHPWSLNEQESRPFIRKALELGINFFDTANIYSDGTSEEIVGRALKDFTSRDEVVIATKVHGKMRPGPNGGGLSRKAIMSEIDHSLKRLGTDYVDLYQIHRWDPSTPVEETMEALHDVVKAGKARYIGASSMSAWQFLKALHVAERHGWTRFVSMQNYVNLLYREEEREMLPLCEAEGIGVIPWSPLARGRLTRDWQETSTRSESDQFAKLLYSRTEEADRLVALRVKEIAEERGLPRAQVALAWVLQKKPVTAPIVGATSMSHLEDAAAAVSVTLSPEDVLRLEEPYIPHPVMGF; encoded by the coding sequence ATGGAATATGTGAAGCTGGGAACAACGGGACTGGATGTATCACGGATTTGCTTGGGGTGTATGAGCTACGGGGTGCCGGAGCGCGGGACCCATCCCTGGTCACTGAATGAGCAAGAGAGCCGGCCGTTTATCCGCAAAGCGCTGGAGTTGGGCATCAACTTCTTCGATACGGCCAACATTTATTCTGACGGTACCAGCGAAGAGATTGTCGGACGTGCGCTCAAGGATTTCACCTCCCGGGATGAAGTGGTCATTGCTACAAAGGTGCATGGTAAAATGCGTCCCGGCCCCAATGGCGGAGGTTTGTCGCGCAAGGCTATTATGAGCGAGATCGACCATAGCCTGAAGCGGCTGGGGACGGATTATGTGGACTTGTACCAGATTCACCGCTGGGACCCGTCGACCCCGGTTGAAGAGACGATGGAAGCGCTGCATGATGTGGTGAAGGCGGGCAAAGCTCGCTACATCGGAGCATCCTCGATGTCTGCCTGGCAGTTTCTGAAGGCGCTGCATGTGGCGGAGCGGCACGGCTGGACCCGGTTCGTATCGATGCAGAATTATGTGAATCTGCTGTATCGTGAGGAAGAACGGGAAATGCTGCCGCTGTGCGAAGCGGAAGGGATCGGAGTGATTCCCTGGAGTCCGCTGGCCCGCGGGAGGCTGACCCGGGACTGGCAGGAGACGAGTACCCGGTCGGAAAGTGACCAATTTGCTAAGCTGCTGTACTCCCGGACGGAGGAAGCCGACCGCCTTGTGGCGCTGAGAGTGAAGGAGATTGCTGAAGAACGGGGTCTTCCGCGTGCCCAGGTTGCACTAGCCTGGGTCCTGCAGAAGAAGCCGGTCACAGCACCAATTGTCGGAGCGACCAGCATGAGCCATCTGGAGGATGCCGCTGCAGCGGTGTCGGTCACGCTCAGTCCGGAAGATGTACTCCGTTTGGAGGAGCCTTATATTCCTCATCCTGTGATGGGCTTCTAA
- a CDS encoding spore germination protein, producing the protein MPDKNILELIQEQLTDCSDAVYQSIHVYGHACMLIYIPAIVDMLSLQEFVASPLKSEANSEPDWPQFMERLDRGSAFVIPYMKAFHPDRAVELIVSGNPVLCIEGLPYVYYFEITQYQKRAVSESQNELVVIGPQEAFIEDVQTNLSLLRHKIKHADLKTKHFSIGRYTKTDVYLVYIEGLCKPEILDEMEEKLNNLSVDGILGISYLAEHMRQGNFSPFPIYQYTERPDSVAASLMEGRISILQDGTPSALLAPVTFFALLQSSEDYYQNFYAGSWIRLVRFFFSLISMILPSLYVAITTFHAQIIPSNLLITIAAARENIPFSALTEALIMELTFEALREAGTRIPKPVGQTVSIIGGIVIGQAAVQAGIVSAPMVIVVSITGIASYIIPHLELGLTFRLLRFVLLILGGTMGLIGVFIAVFIIYGHLANLKSFGTPFLQPVAPLVLEDWKDTVVRVPSQYMTERSSSYTDRKNKRRQKQ; encoded by the coding sequence GTGCCGGACAAGAATATACTTGAGCTCATCCAAGAACAGCTCACAGATTGCAGTGATGCTGTATACCAGTCGATACATGTGTACGGACACGCCTGCATGCTGATCTATATACCTGCCATCGTGGACATGCTCAGCTTGCAGGAATTTGTTGCCAGTCCGCTGAAATCAGAGGCTAACAGTGAACCGGACTGGCCGCAATTCATGGAGCGTCTGGACCGCGGCTCAGCCTTTGTGATTCCATATATGAAGGCTTTTCATCCGGACAGGGCCGTGGAGCTGATTGTCAGCGGGAATCCGGTTCTATGTATTGAAGGGCTGCCTTATGTCTATTATTTCGAAATTACCCAATATCAGAAGAGGGCAGTGTCCGAATCACAGAACGAGCTGGTGGTCATTGGACCCCAGGAGGCTTTTATCGAGGATGTTCAGACGAATCTGTCCTTGCTGCGGCACAAAATCAAACATGCTGATCTGAAGACCAAACATTTCTCGATTGGCAGATACACCAAAACCGATGTATATCTGGTTTATATCGAAGGGCTCTGTAAGCCGGAAATCCTGGATGAAATGGAAGAGAAACTAAATAATCTTTCAGTCGACGGAATTCTGGGCATCAGCTATTTGGCTGAGCATATGCGCCAGGGGAATTTTTCACCTTTTCCAATCTATCAATATACAGAACGTCCCGACTCTGTAGCCGCATCATTGATGGAGGGCAGAATCAGCATATTGCAGGACGGTACCCCGTCGGCATTACTGGCACCTGTAACCTTCTTTGCGCTCCTGCAATCCTCTGAGGATTATTACCAGAACTTCTATGCCGGCAGCTGGATCCGGCTGGTCCGCTTCTTTTTCTCGCTGATATCGATGATTCTGCCTTCTTTATATGTGGCGATCACAACCTTCCACGCACAGATTATTCCGTCCAACCTGCTGATTACCATTGCTGCCGCCCGTGAGAATATCCCTTTCTCCGCACTGACGGAAGCTTTGATCATGGAACTTACTTTCGAAGCACTGAGAGAAGCAGGGACCCGCATTCCGAAGCCGGTTGGCCAGACTGTCTCTATTATCGGCGGTATTGTCATAGGGCAGGCAGCGGTACAGGCGGGAATTGTCTCAGCACCCATGGTCATTGTAGTTTCCATTACGGGTATCGCCTCCTACATCATCCCCCATCTTGAGCTTGGATTGACCTTCAGGCTGCTGCGTTTCGTGCTCCTGATTCTGGGGGGGACGATGGGACTGATTGGCGTCTTCATCGCCGTTTTTATCATATATGGCCATCTGGCTAATCTAAAATCGTTCGGCACTCCCTTTCTCCAGCCGGTGGCTCCGCTGGTTCTTGAAGACTGGAAGGATACCGTGGTCCGTGTTCCGTCCCAGTATATGACGGAGCGCAGCTCTTCTTATACCGACAGGAAGAATAAAAGGAGACAGAAGCAATGA
- a CDS encoding Ger(x)C family spore germination protein — MKPLKLILVLVLLMNLTGCWSKLELDELTFVYGLFIDVGEEPGTVEVTISSPLPNRLGSGAQEGGSGDGKSYSMVSKTAPTIPEAILLIQKDLSRKMEASHLKIIVLGKQYAKQGIGDMLEWFQRQPENSLGTYIMAAPGKAKEIPLLTPVFEQLPDQVLNNMARQKVLFSTTIRDCILSESYHMGYAMNYLSFGKKSETSEQGKKEYWCGVDGVMLFQDKKMKAILKVKEGRALAWAADHYVQSVNSFAWEDDGKGTATAYFLNDKASSSVKMTPGGPEFHVKLKGRASITSFKDSNQRKADQLSHLLKTKLQEKVVKEVSETLENVQKAGVDVLQLGMLLEWNYPEEWKRLRDHWEDYYSREARIKVTADFKIADFGSEK, encoded by the coding sequence ATGAAACCACTCAAGCTGATCCTTGTGTTAGTGCTGCTTATGAATCTGACCGGCTGCTGGTCCAAGCTGGAACTGGACGAATTGACCTTTGTCTATGGCTTGTTTATTGACGTTGGTGAGGAACCCGGAACGGTTGAGGTGACGATCAGTTCACCGCTTCCGAACCGTCTGGGTTCAGGCGCACAAGAGGGCGGTTCCGGAGACGGAAAGAGCTATTCTATGGTATCCAAGACTGCACCGACCATTCCGGAAGCTATCCTGCTGATTCAGAAGGATTTGTCACGCAAAATGGAGGCTTCACATCTCAAGATAATTGTACTGGGCAAACAATATGCCAAGCAGGGGATAGGAGATATGCTGGAATGGTTCCAGCGGCAGCCTGAGAATTCTCTCGGAACCTATATTATGGCTGCTCCGGGCAAGGCTAAGGAGATCCCGTTGCTGACACCGGTCTTCGAGCAATTGCCCGATCAGGTACTCAATAATATGGCCCGGCAAAAGGTTCTGTTCAGCACTACAATCAGAGACTGCATACTGTCGGAATCCTACCATATGGGCTATGCCATGAATTATTTGTCTTTCGGCAAAAAAAGTGAAACTTCTGAGCAGGGGAAGAAAGAATATTGGTGCGGGGTAGACGGTGTGATGCTGTTTCAGGATAAGAAGATGAAGGCCATACTGAAGGTGAAAGAGGGTAGAGCCTTGGCTTGGGCGGCAGATCATTACGTTCAATCTGTAAATTCGTTTGCTTGGGAGGATGACGGAAAGGGGACTGCCACTGCGTATTTTCTGAATGACAAGGCCTCCTCCTCTGTCAAGATGACTCCTGGAGGGCCAGAATTCCATGTGAAGCTAAAAGGCCGGGCGAGTATAACCTCCTTCAAGGACTCCAATCAACGTAAAGCGGACCAGCTCAGCCATCTGCTTAAGACCAAACTTCAGGAGAAAGTGGTAAAGGAAGTTTCGGAGACGCTGGAAAATGTGCAGAAGGCGGGAGTAGATGTACTTCAGCTCGGTATGCTGCTGGAATGGAATTATCCGGAAGAATGGAAACGTCTGCGTGATCACTGGGAGGATTATTACAGCAGGGAGGCCCGGATCAAGGTGACAGCTGATTTTAAAATTGCAGATTTTGGTTCGGAGAAATAA
- a CDS encoding GerAB/ArcD/ProY family transporter gives MRTSKWQMTRFSIVYLGSQSTMFLIPGLIETSSYQGWISLILGGFLGLILLYFTILVGKLKPEIGWVEFGAEIMGKWLHGIIVILLLCWCIYYVSYDIQNFALFFGGNYLRGTPPLFIILVVGLVIMYTAHLGLASMVYMSEGIALICIVFAILSTYLFIQHAEYAMLPAFLHYHDPRIVIKDSITVMSWFGEWVVFLFVAPELKISNKIMKPLSLGGITVILIVLIVWLMTMLNFGPYLGKELQFPFLQMIRSSSNDDLLGNSDPILIGIWSSSMFIHSSFMIYVAYKCALYLTRQKAKKVMIPLLTVCSITIAFVYSMNVAVYYHNYYSFNTTIFWLIVEFIPVYYFIVAWVRSKSGKQLK, from the coding sequence ATGCGGACATCGAAATGGCAAATGACTCGGTTCTCGATTGTATACCTGGGCTCTCAAAGCACGATGTTTCTGATTCCCGGTCTCATTGAAACCTCATCCTACCAAGGCTGGATAAGCCTGATTCTAGGCGGTTTCCTCGGCCTGATTCTGTTATATTTCACGATCCTGGTGGGAAAGCTCAAGCCGGAAATAGGCTGGGTAGAGTTCGGGGCAGAGATCATGGGGAAGTGGCTGCATGGAATCATAGTGATTCTGCTCTTGTGCTGGTGTATTTATTACGTATCATATGATATACAAAATTTCGCACTGTTCTTCGGAGGCAATTATTTGCGCGGAACTCCCCCGCTTTTTATTATACTTGTTGTGGGTCTGGTCATTATGTACACCGCTCATCTGGGTTTGGCCTCTATGGTGTATATGTCGGAAGGCATTGCTCTGATCTGCATTGTCTTCGCTATTCTAAGTACGTATTTATTCATCCAGCATGCAGAATATGCTATGCTTCCGGCATTTCTCCATTATCATGACCCGCGTATCGTCATTAAGGATTCGATTACGGTGATGTCCTGGTTTGGCGAATGGGTTGTGTTTCTTTTTGTTGCCCCGGAGCTTAAGATCAGCAATAAGATCATGAAGCCACTGAGTCTTGGGGGGATCACTGTGATACTGATTGTTCTGATCGTATGGCTTATGACTATGCTGAATTTCGGCCCGTATCTCGGGAAGGAACTGCAGTTTCCCTTCCTGCAGATGATCCGCAGTTCCTCGAATGATGATCTCCTGGGAAACTCTGATCCGATTCTGATTGGCATATGGTCGTCCTCAATGTTTATTCACAGCTCTTTTATGATCTATGTTGCTTATAAATGCGCCTTGTATCTTACCAGACAAAAAGCAAAAAAAGTTATGATTCCGCTCCTGACGGTCTGTTCCATTACCATTGCATTTGTATACTCGATGAATGTGGCCGTATATTACCACAATTATTATTCTTTCAATACGACTATTTTTTGGCTGATTGTGGAGTTTATACCGGTGTACTATTTTATCGTGGCATGGGTACGCTCGAAGTCCGGCAAGCAGCTGAAATGA